Proteins from a genomic interval of Phlebotomus papatasi isolate M1 chromosome 3, Ppap_2.1, whole genome shotgun sequence:
- the LOC129806013 gene encoding zinc finger protein chinmo isoform X1 gives MDPHQQFCLKWNSYSSNLALTFSNYFKSESLADVTLFCGGTIFKAHKLILAACSKHFADLFQTAPINGSCCVILEATSAENMSALLEFMYKGEVHVSQESLNSFLKAAESLQVKGLSTEHGRLAAAPSGGVHDVPLESPSGSTSRRQGRGSLSGSGSLGHTGIKQECDSLMHPSSAGLAGFHSYISPMYRPLPYDPPRKRPLRSPFIEQETRGSVLRDGSKGSAGNASPISKGYRPGSSASSSAPTEADALQAERTSPQQSSRYENHSPPSTTAGNGNTPTAIADRSERSERNGGNVTDPIDDDKDERDSNYAGAEDLRVKNEIDYSPPPPTLSTNAPPTPTTPVSFVSGKGATETIDGGLPGGLATQIATADMLNVWTASKLANKGGSVNTADGKKLKCPFCERLYGYETNLRAHIRQRHQGIRVPCPYCTRTFTRNNTVRRHIAREHKLEQYNINSIKCEQHQMSQLQSHSQ, from the exons GCACAATTTTCAAGGCTCACAAATTGATTCTTGCTGCATGCTCGAAGCACTTTGCCGACCTCTTCCAGACAGCCCCCATTAATGGGTCATGCTGTGTGATCCTGGAAGCTACATCGGCGGAGAATATGTCAGCTCTGCTGGAGTTTATGTACAAAGGGGAGGTGCACGTGTCACAGGAATCACTCAATAGCTTCCTGAAGGCGGCCGAGAGTCTACAGGTGAAGGGCCTGTCCACAGAACATGGCAGATTGGCGGCAGCGCCGTCAGGTGGGGTGCACGATGTACCCCTAGAATCACCTTCGGGTAGTACTAGTCGACGACAGGGTAGAGGAAGCTTGAGCGGATCTGGGAGTCTGGGACACACAGGGATTAAACAGGAATGCGACTCACTTATGCATCCCAGTAGTGCAG GTTTAGCGGGATTCCATTCCTACATCTCACCCATGTACCGTCCTCTGCCATATGACCCACCTCGGAAGAGACCCCTGCGAAGTCCCTTCATCGAGCAAGAGACACGAGGTAGTGTCCTCAGGGACGGCTCTAAGGGCAGTGCTGGCAATGCCAGTCCCATAAGCAAGGGATACAG ACCTGGAAGTAGTGCTTCATCATCGGCCCCAACTGAAGCTGATGCTCTGCAGGCAGAGAGAACATCACCGCAGCAATCAAG CAGATACGAGAATCACAGCCCACCAAGCACAACAGCAGGAAACGGAAACACCCCAACGGCGATTGCTGACCGGAGTGAGAGGAGTGAACGGAATGGAGGAAATGTGACGGACCCCATCGATGATGATAAGGATGAACGAGATTCGAACTAT GCCGGTGCTGAGGATTTGAgggtaaaaaatgaaattgactACTCACCCCCGCCGCCAACGCTCAGCACAAATGCCCCGCCGACGCCCACAACTCCGGTGTCCTTCGTAAGCGGAAAGGGTGCCACTGAGACCATCGACGGAGGACTGCCCGGTGGACTGGCTACGCAGATCGCCACCGCAGACATGCTCAATGTTTGGACGGCCTCGAAGCTGGCCAACAAGGGAGGAAGTGTCAATACGGCCGACG GCAAGAAGCTAAAGTGTCCATTCTGCGAACGACTCTATGGCTACGAGACAAACCTGCGAGCTCACATCCGGCAACGCCATCAAGGTATCCGTGTTCCCTGTCCCTACTGCACGCGAACCTTTACGCGAAACAACACGGTGCGAAGACATATCGCCCGAGAGCACAAGCTTGAACAGTACAACATCAACAGCATAAAGTGCGAGCAGCACCAAATGAGTCAGCTGCAGAGTCACAGTCAGTAG
- the LOC129806013 gene encoding zinc finger protein chinmo isoform X2 produces MDPHQQFCLKWNSYSSNLALTFSNYFKSESLADVTLFCGGTIFKAHKLILAACSKHFADLFQTAPINGSCCVILEATSAENMSALLEFMYKGEVHVSQESLNSFLKAAESLQVKGLSTEHGRLAAAPSGGVHDVPLESPSGSTSRRQGRGSLSGSGSLGHTGIKQECDSLMHPSSAGLAGFHSYISPMYRPLPYDPPRKRPLRSPFIEQETRGSVLRDGSKGSAGNASPISKGYRPGSSASSSAPTEADALQAERTSPQQSRYENHSPPSTTAGNGNTPTAIADRSERSERNGGNVTDPIDDDKDERDSNYAGAEDLRVKNEIDYSPPPPTLSTNAPPTPTTPVSFVSGKGATETIDGGLPGGLATQIATADMLNVWTASKLANKGGSVNTADGKKLKCPFCERLYGYETNLRAHIRQRHQGIRVPCPYCTRTFTRNNTVRRHIAREHKLEQYNINSIKCEQHQMSQLQSHSQ; encoded by the exons GCACAATTTTCAAGGCTCACAAATTGATTCTTGCTGCATGCTCGAAGCACTTTGCCGACCTCTTCCAGACAGCCCCCATTAATGGGTCATGCTGTGTGATCCTGGAAGCTACATCGGCGGAGAATATGTCAGCTCTGCTGGAGTTTATGTACAAAGGGGAGGTGCACGTGTCACAGGAATCACTCAATAGCTTCCTGAAGGCGGCCGAGAGTCTACAGGTGAAGGGCCTGTCCACAGAACATGGCAGATTGGCGGCAGCGCCGTCAGGTGGGGTGCACGATGTACCCCTAGAATCACCTTCGGGTAGTACTAGTCGACGACAGGGTAGAGGAAGCTTGAGCGGATCTGGGAGTCTGGGACACACAGGGATTAAACAGGAATGCGACTCACTTATGCATCCCAGTAGTGCAG GTTTAGCGGGATTCCATTCCTACATCTCACCCATGTACCGTCCTCTGCCATATGACCCACCTCGGAAGAGACCCCTGCGAAGTCCCTTCATCGAGCAAGAGACACGAGGTAGTGTCCTCAGGGACGGCTCTAAGGGCAGTGCTGGCAATGCCAGTCCCATAAGCAAGGGATACAG ACCTGGAAGTAGTGCTTCATCATCGGCCCCAACTGAAGCTGATGCTCTGCAGGCAGAGAGAACATCACCGCAGCAATCAAG ATACGAGAATCACAGCCCACCAAGCACAACAGCAGGAAACGGAAACACCCCAACGGCGATTGCTGACCGGAGTGAGAGGAGTGAACGGAATGGAGGAAATGTGACGGACCCCATCGATGATGATAAGGATGAACGAGATTCGAACTAT GCCGGTGCTGAGGATTTGAgggtaaaaaatgaaattgactACTCACCCCCGCCGCCAACGCTCAGCACAAATGCCCCGCCGACGCCCACAACTCCGGTGTCCTTCGTAAGCGGAAAGGGTGCCACTGAGACCATCGACGGAGGACTGCCCGGTGGACTGGCTACGCAGATCGCCACCGCAGACATGCTCAATGTTTGGACGGCCTCGAAGCTGGCCAACAAGGGAGGAAGTGTCAATACGGCCGACG GCAAGAAGCTAAAGTGTCCATTCTGCGAACGACTCTATGGCTACGAGACAAACCTGCGAGCTCACATCCGGCAACGCCATCAAGGTATCCGTGTTCCCTGTCCCTACTGCACGCGAACCTTTACGCGAAACAACACGGTGCGAAGACATATCGCCCGAGAGCACAAGCTTGAACAGTACAACATCAACAGCATAAAGTGCGAGCAGCACCAAATGAGTCAGCTGCAGAGTCACAGTCAGTAG